Proteins from a single region of Caldisericia bacterium:
- a CDS encoding quinate 5-dehydrogenase has translation MKRVVSVSLGSSKRDKKVEVEILGEKFSIERIGTDGDIEKFMSLLKELDGKVDALGLGGADLYISIGKKRTTLKSVENMIKDVKKTPICDGQWLKDTLEKKAVFYIKEKGFIKEGTKVLVASGVSRYGMAEGFLEAGCKVLFGDMMFSLGIPIPIYRHSSFLLLASIIVPIARRLPYKWLYPTGESQEKVKPKYEKYYKWADVIAGDFLYIKKHMPEDLTGKIVFTNTTTLEDRDFLRKRGVKLLVTTTPEFDGRTFGTNVMEAVICAYTGKKPEELTEKDYYDLIDELNIKPNIIEL, from the coding sequence ATGAAGAGGGTAGTAAGCGTAAGTCTTGGTTCTTCAAAAAGAGATAAAAAGGTTGAGGTTGAAATACTTGGTGAAAAGTTTAGCATTGAGAGAATTGGGACTGATGGAGATATTGAAAAATTTATGAGTCTCCTTAAAGAACTTGATGGAAAGGTTGATGCCCTTGGACTTGGTGGAGCAGATCTCTACATAAGCATAGGTAAAAAAAGGACAACCCTTAAAAGTGTTGAAAATATGATAAAGGATGTAAAGAAAACTCCCATATGTGATGGACAATGGCTTAAGGATACTTTAGAAAAGAAGGCAGTTTTTTACATAAAAGAGAAGGGATTTATTAAAGAGGGAACAAAGGTGTTGGTTGCTTCAGGGGTGAGTAGATACGGAATGGCTGAGGGTTTTTTAGAGGCAGGATGTAAAGTTTTATTTGGAGATATGATGTTCTCCTTAGGAATTCCAATTCCAATCTATAGACATTCATCTTTCCTCCTTCTTGCATCTATAATAGTGCCTATAGCAAGGAGACTCCCTTACAAGTGGCTTTACCCAACAGGAGAATCACAGGAAAAGGTAAAACCAAAGTATGAAAAATACTACAAATGGGCAGATGTGATTGCGGGAGATTTCTTATACATAAAGAAGCATATGCCTGAGGATCTAACAGGGAAAATTGTATTTACAAACACTACTACCCTTGAGGACAGAGATTTTCTTAGAAAGAGGGGAGTAAAACTTCTTGTAACCACTACGCCTGAATTTGATGGAAGAACCTTTGGTACAAATGTTATGGAAGCGGTCATATGTGCATATACAGGTAAGAAACCTGAAGAGTTGACTGAGAAGGACTACTATGATTTAATAGATGAACTGAACATAAAACCCAATATAATAGAACTTTAA